Proteins from one Parasteatoda tepidariorum isolate YZ-2023 chromosome 4, CAS_Ptep_4.0, whole genome shotgun sequence genomic window:
- the LOC110283368 gene encoding zinc finger BED domain-containing protein 4-like: MNRKSSQAWNFFTRLDRESKLAKCKLCGTKLSYKSSVTNLSKHILRKHPSINLSRREERNIPPVSTATCAAGSSHSNDEPDISPIIDEPDEPAVIVQPSSSLHQPSSSLRQPSSSLHQHLIQEFLSKKVTISDKKKIDEAFIKLFTQDFQPFSIVEDEGFKSFVKALNPNYNLPNRKTISGTWLPAKFEECSYIIHEKMKDVDSMCLTIDSWTSRNNESYLAVTGHFIDIDFDLKTVLLGCKKYDDSHTASHLAMRIKDLTDAFNVSNKILVCVTDNATNMKNAVTVELKLKHFPCLAHTLNLIVRDALKLLHELIEKIKSVVAFFKRSTTCNEKLLNYQKNNGIEQPKKLIQDVVTRWNSTFYMLERYVLLKDAIKTTIVLINKDLPILSENEWLICEEVVEVLRPFEEITRELSGEKYVTASKIPVIVKGLISVCNKLSMKSIQPITQDILKHLNTGLTSRLGRVQLNETVTICSILDPRYKTLALETTSAEFMKKRLIEFVASEVKKKMLSQEINMPPSELSAQEPSKRMSAWDDFDSIVSTQKPQGTALSAATVEVNRYLDASYLPRTMNPLLWWKENYHLFPTIAKIAKTKLCMVATSVPCERIFSKAGYVVNDRRARLNSKHVERILFVNANSHFL; encoded by the exons ATGAACAGAAAATCTAGTCAAGCGTGGAATTTTTTCACGCGACTCGATCGTGAAAGTAAATTAGCGAAATGTAAGCTTTGTGGCACGAAATTATCTTATAAAAGTTCAGTAACAAATTTGAGTAAACATATTTTGCGTAAACACCCATCAATAAATCTTTCCCGGCGTGAAGAGCGAAATATTCCGCCCGTTTCTACTGCAACCTGTGCTGCTGGATCTAGCCATTCGAATGATGAACCAGACATTTCTCCAATTATTGATGAACCAGACGAACCGGCAGTCATCGTTCAACCATCAAGTTCCCTCCATCAACCATCAAGTTCCCTCCGTCAACCATCAAGTTCCCTCCATCAACatttaattcaagaatttttatcgaaaaaggTAACCatttcagataaaaagaaaatagatgaAGCATTCATAAAACTATTCACACAAGATTTCCAACCCTTTTCAATAGTAGAAGACGAAGGATTTAAGAGTTTTGTGAAGGCTCTTAACCCCAACTATAATTTGCCTAATCGAAAAACTATTTCTGGGACTTGGCTCCCTGCAAAATTTGAAGAATGTTCATATATCATTCATGAGAAAATGAAGGATGTGGATAGCATGTGTCTAACTATCGATTCTTGGACATCGAGGAATAATGAGAGTTATTTGGCCGTCACTGGACactttattgatattgatttcgATTTAAAAACTGTACTTTTGGGTTGCAAGAAATATGATGACTCTCATACAGCTTCGCATCTGGCCATGAGAATAAAGGATTTAACTGATGCATTTaatgtatcaaataaaattttagtttgtgtTACAGACAATgcaacaaatatgaaaaacgCTGTAACAgttgaattaaaactaaaacatttccCTTGTTTAGCTCATACGCTAAACCTTATTGTACGTGATGCGTTGAAACTACTTCATGaattaatagagaaaattaaaagtgtcGTAGCCTTTTTTAAACGGAGCACAACATGCAATGAAAAGTTgctaaattatcaaaaaaataatggaattgagcaaccaaaaaaattgattcaagaTGTTGTCACTAGATGGAACTCTACATTTTATATGTTAGAGAGATACGTACTTCTGAAAGATGCCATTAAAACTACAATAGTCCTTATAAACAAAGATTTGCCGATCTTATCGGAAAACGAATGGCTTATTTGTGAAGAAGTTGTTGAAGTTTTGAGGCCATTCGAAGAGATAACAAGAGAACTAAGCGGCGAAAAATATGTCACGGCAAGTAAAATACCAGTAATAGTAAAAGGATTAATATCTGTGTGTAACAAATTATCGATGAAATCTATTCAGCCAATAACACAAGatattcttaaacatttaaataccgGATTAACTTCTAGACTCGGAAGAGTACAACTTAATGAAACAGTAACCATCTGTTCAATATTGGATCCAAGATATAAAACATTAGCTTTGGAGACAACTAGTGCCGAATTTATGAAAAAACGTCTTATTGAATTTGTTGCatctgaagttaaaaaaaagatgttaagCCAAGAAATAAACATGCCACCTAGTGAATTATCTGCCCAAGAACCGTCTAAGAGAATGTCTGCATGGGACGATTTCGATTCTATAGTGTCAACGCAAAAACCCCaag GAACGGCTCTCTCAGCAGCGACAGTAGAAGTGAACAGGTACCTAGATGCCAGTTATTTGCCTAGAACAATGAATCCATTACTTTGGtggaaagaaaattatcatttattcccaacaattgcaaaaattgcaaaaacaaaGCTTTGCATGGTAGCTACGTCAGTTCCTTGTGAACGCATTTTTTCAAAAGCTGGATATGTAGTAAATGACAGACGAGCTCGCCTTAATAGTAAACATgtagaaagaattttatttgtaaatgccAATTCGCACTTTCTGTAA